From the genome of Drosophila melanogaster chromosome 2L, one region includes:
- the CG8673 gene encoding uncharacterized protein — MAGRLLRCILILILVSFTVFTYVSKVGVMEKVDYFTTAKPDVMSKNPAIQLVGEAIRLRSFREPIKDFDDGFAVQISGNSSEGNKDIYTTIDGNINVADSIAAIRSRRIDEEKLHDDGLDSKDILAKKSVVLYSIDTEVPVRMPLVKTIYKPGHLDSEIDMERICPQKGLSTQLLVLITSSLRHSAARMSIRQTWMHYGSRRDVGMAFVLGKGKNKSVKKAIDQEDFMYQDLIRGHFIDSYNNLTLKTISLLEWADLHCPKAKYVLKTDDDMFINVPKLLTLISTLKANRTIYGRRAENWKPIRNRWSKYHISNAQYGKPTFPYFTTGPAYLLTGDIVHALYVQSLNTAFLKLEDVFTTGIVAESLNIRRVNVREMANTRTKFETCHIRDKITIHMVRNNEQFTLWNMLLDDTIKCDNQV, encoded by the exons ATGGCTGGCCGACTGCTGCGCTGCATCCTGATACTAATCCTTGTCAGCTTTACTGTCTTCACGTACGTTTCCAAAGTAGGGgtaatggaaaaagtcgactaTTTTACGACAGCGAAACCTGATGTAATGTCAAAAAATCCTGCAATACAGTTAGTGGGCGAAGCGATACGGCTAAGATCCTTTAGGGAGCCTATTAAAGATTTCGACGATGGATTCGCCGTTCAAATTTCAGGAAACAGCAGTGAAGGCAACAAGGATATCTATACAACTATTGATGGCAATATAAATGTTGCAGATTCTATTGCGGCAATTAGAAGCAGAAGAATTGATGAGGAAAAGCTCCATG ATGACGGGCTAGACTCAAAAGATATTTTAGCAAAGAAATCAGTGGTATTGTATTCAATAGATACCGAAGTTCCTGTCCGAATGCCGCTTGTGAAAACTATCTACAAACCTGGTCACCTGGACAGTGAGATTGATATGGAAAGAATATGTCCGCAAAAAGGGTTATCGACGCAGTTGTTAGTTTTAATAACCTCATCCCTTCGGCATTCGGCAGCCAGAATGTCCATACGGCAGACTTGGATGCACTACGGCAGCAGAAGGGACGTGGGCATGGCATTTGTCCTGggaaaaggcaaaaacaaatCGGTGAAGAAGGCCATTGATCAGGAGGATTTTATGTACCAGGATCTGATAAGAGGACACTTCATAGACTCGTACAACAATCTCACTCTGAAGACCATTTCTCTGCTGGAATGGGCTGATCTTCACTGTCCGAAGGCTAAGTACGTTCTCAAGACGGACGATGACATGTTCATCAACGTGCCGAAGTTATTGACCCTCATTAGCACGCTTAAAGCCAATAGAACGATCTACGGACGACGGGCCGAAAATTGGAAACCCATTCGAAACAGGTGGTCTAAATATCACATATCCAACGCTCAGTATGGAAAGCCTACCTTTCCCTACTTCACCACCGGACCCGCCTACTTGCTCACTGGTGACATTGTTCACGCTCTGTATGTCCAATCCCTGAATACTGCATTCTTAAAGCTGGAAGATGTCTTCACCACGGGCATTGTGGCTGAAAGTCTGAACATCCGGCGGGTAAATGTGCGCGAGATGGCTAACACCCGGACGAAATTCGAGACGTGCCACATCCGCGACAAAATTACCATCCATATGGTAAGGAATAACGAGCAGTTTACCTTGTGGAATATGTTATTAGACGACACCATAAAGTGTGATAACCAGgtataa
- the CG12375 gene encoding uncharacterized protein has translation MALIPAVTRLTSSVIRILGCNPSAMTLQGTNTYLLGSGSRRILIDTGDEDVPQYIAHLGDVLQQEKASIDTILLTHWHHDHVGGVKSIVGTKLAEKDCRVFKFGRTDAPDVCPEIPTDIKLHPLAHNQEFTTEGANVRVVHTPGHTTDHVVLAMNEGTLFSGDCILGEGTAVFEDLFEYMKSLEKILDIKPQRIFPGHGNVIEEPIGKIEYYINHRNQREQQILQFFVQRPNENLQAMDVVKVVYKETPENLWPAAAYNVNHHLSKLEKEGKLRVSKSADEEFYVYQPTSAL, from the coding sequence ATGGCGCTGATTCCGGCTGTTACCAGACTCACCTCCTCCGTAATTCGGATACTGGGTTGTAATCCCAGTGCCATGACGCTCCAGGGCACCAATACGTACCTCCTCGGCAGTGGCAGTAGGAGAATCTTGATCGACACTGGTGACGAAGACGTGCCGCAGTACATCGCTCACCTGGGAGATGTGCTACAGCAGGAAAAGGCCTCCATCGACACCATCCTGCTGACCCACTGGCACCACGACCATGTCGGCGGTGTAAAGAGCATTGTGGGTACTAAATTGGCCGAAAAGGATTGCCGCGTATTCAAGTTTGGGCGTACAGATGCTCCAGATGTGTGCCCCGAGATACCGACGGATATCAAACTCCATCCGCTAGCACACAACCAAGAGTTCACCACGGAGGGGGCGAATGTGCGGGTGGTTCACACACCCGGTCACACCACTGATCATGTGGTGCTGGCCATGAACGAGGGCACACTCTTCAGCGGCGATTGCATCCTTGGCGAGGGCACCGCCGTCTTCGAGGACCTATTTGAGTACATGAAAAGCCTGGAGAAGATACTAGACATCAAGCCGCAGCGTATCTTTCCAGGCCATGGCAATGTCATTGAGGAACCAATTGGCAAGATTGAGTACTACATTAACCATCGCAACCAGCGAGAACAGCAAATCCTGCAGTTCTTCGTTCAGCGGCCCAACGAAAACTTGCAGGCTATGGACGTCGTGAAGGTGGTCTACAAGGAGACACCAGAAAACCTCTGGCCCGCCGCCGCCTATAACGTGAACCACCACCTAAGCAAGCTGGAGAAGGAGGGAAAGCTGCGGGTCAGCAAGTCTGCGGATGAAGAGTTCTATGTGTACCAGCCAACCAGTGCGCTCTAA